In the genome of Natronorubrum daqingense, the window AACTGATCGACGAGATTGTGTACGAACTGTACGGATTGACCGAGGAGGAAATCGAGATCGTCGAAGAAGCGGTTGAGAAGTAGGACCGCGAGCGACCACCGGAAGCGAGCGGCTTTTTTGGCCCAGGTTTTTGCGCGATGGGTGAGCGAAGTGAACCCGAGCGGAAAACGGTGGATCTGAGATCGTCGAAGAGGCTGTCGGCGAGTAGCCTGATTGCCGACGAGCAACGGATTATTCTCGAGTCACGCGTACGGGCCGACTCCTCGCATTTTCCGGCCGACGGATGGTGGTGTGTCATACGGTCTGCTGTACGTCAGTACCGGTGCAACTGCAGACGGGTCGCGGTTGCACCGGTACACAGTTACAGCAGACCGTATCAGGGTGGTTCGATTTGCCGGCGTTCGAAATATCGAGGAGTCGGCTGGCCGCCGCCACTCGAGCCCGTCTGTCGATTACTCGCGCTCGAGGTGTGGCGGCGTAACGCGACAGCCACAGGGCGTCGACGTGGCCTCGCTCGGTCCGGTGACGACCGTCGCGAGGACGGGGTCGCCACAGCGCGGACAGTCGGGGAACGCCGACCCGACTAATCCGTCTTCGGCGTCGTCGTCTCCCCTCACGTAGACCACCGTTTCGGGGCCGCTGCGGGTGCTCGAGGTCGATACGACTGGGTGCCGGGATGTTTATATCCCGCGAGGAGTGATGTAATCATGGCTTTGAACCGACGTGGTTGGAAGCCAGTCTCGGGTGGTTCCAGCACCCGGGGCGTTTCGATACCCCCGTCGGAGACGGCTTCCGTGCTAATTGTTGGACTATTGTCTCTTATATCTACCGACAAGTGACGGGAAATTACTGCGAATATGGGCTCGAGGCGACGCACTCGAGACTCACTCGGTTTTACAGGGAGCAAGAGTTTTATCTGTCAACGCAGTAGTGGGTATACGGTGGTCAAAAATGGGAAACACGTCAAACGAAGCAAATCGGGGCGAAACGCTCTCGCTCACGGTAGACGACCGGGGGCGGGTGACGCTCCCCAAGGAAATCAGGGAGCGACTCGGAATCGAATCGAACGACGAGATCCCCGCGACCCTCGTCGGTTCTGTACTCGAGGTTAACCCGAAACCGAGTTCGAAGCTGGAGACGGCAACGGCAGACCGAGACGACTGGACGAACACGACTCCGGTTGATGCCGGAGAGACGCTCTTCGGGCCGATGGATCGGTGAGTGGACGAGATGAACGAGTCGCTACCGACCGAAGTCACGGTTCTCACTGACGTGAACGTTCTCGCGATCGGTCTGACCGACGATCACCCGGCGCACGACGACGTGTATCCGTGGATCCAAAACGCTCTCGACGGGCCAAACGTGTTGCTCGTGTTCGATTACTACCCGCTGCGAGCGCAGTATCTCATGACGAGTAATTTCGGCGTGGATGCAGTTGCTGCGCGAAACGCCGTTCAATCGCTCGTGAGCAGCCCTGCCCGAATCGTGAGCGCCACTGAGACGACGCTGCTCGAGGCGTATGATATTAGCGCCGAGAAAAATCACGACGTGTACGACGCCTTTATTTTGGCTCTTGCGCGGTCGTACGACGCAGATTATTTACTCACGACCGATGGTGATTTTGACGACCTGTGTGCTGGTGAAGACGTGACGTACGTCAACCCAATTCCGACGGAGAAGCACGAAAAACTCACACTCATCGATGGGTAGCCAAATTTACGATTCAGACGGTCTGTTGTGATTTGTTATCTTTGATCGCTGCCACAGTTGACCGATCATCGGTAAAACGTTACAACGATCCGTACCAGACGGCAACTCCCGGATATACGCACGCCCATACCAGTAGTCCCACAACTGAATCGCGTTTTCACGACCACATACTCAACTCCCAGTCGGGTCGCTAACACTCGAGTGTGCGACCGTCTGTTAGACCGCGTCGGGGAACAGCGCCTCCGCGACCAGGAACGTCACGTAGGCCTCGACGAACGCGGCGAGTACGAGCACCAGCCAGGCGAAGACGACCAGCGCGAGCGTCCCCACGAGATACCGTTTCGTGAACAGCGCGTCTCGAGTTCCCGCGAGTCGTTCCCCGGCGCGGTAGAGGAACCGAAAGCCCACGCCGGCGGCGACGAACAGCGCCGTCAGTTCGAAGATGCCGTGGGGGGCGAGCAGGGCAACGACGATTCCGAACCCGCTTTCCATGCCGGTGAACGCGGCGATATTCCCGACGATGACGCCGTTGAAGACCATGATGACGAACGTGAAGAAGCCGAGCGTGAGCGCGCCGAAAATCGACGCCAGAAACGGCGGCGTGTTGTTGACGATGAAGAACGTCGCCGAGAGTTCGATGGTCTCCTCGTCGGCCAACTCACCCTCGCCGCCGGGGAGTTCGTCCTCGCCTAACTCCTCGGCGACGATCTCGAGCAACAGATCGATCAGGTTGATCCCGGCGGCGTAGAGCAGGGCTCCGACGAGGATACCGAACGCGAACAGTCCGGCCGAAAATCCGACGTACCGTCGGTGCTCGGACCAGGCGTCGTCGAGGTAGCCGAAAATCAGCGGGAACGACCGGCCGGCGACGGCAATCAACCCGAAGCCCGCGCCGAGGACGACGGCCCCGGCCGTAGCCGTCGGGGCCTCGTAGGTGCCGAAAATCGCCGCTGCGGTCGCCAGCGAGATCACCGCCAGCGCAGCCGAGAGCAGCGTCCAGTTGCGAATCGCCGCCGAATCCGGCGGGTCCGCCGGTGACGGATCGCGGTCTCGTCCCGGGTCCCCCGCCGGAGCCGGACTCGAGGACCGTCCTCGCCCATCGTCGTCGGCGAGGTCGACGGTCGGATGGTCCGACTCCCACGAGTCGTCTCGTTCGGATTCCCTGTCGGTCGCGACGCCGTACTCCTCGCGACGCTCCGATTCCGTCTCGGGCCAGCCGTCACGATCGTCATCGCTCCCGTTCATACCTGTCCTGTCCACGAAAGCGAGGATAAATCCGCCGACTCCGTACACGCTCGCCGCTGTCCGACTCACTCGAGGAGCCGACGACACTGTCGCCATAGCTGTCGCCGCCCGCGATCCTCCCCCAAGAGTCGAGCGTAATTCGACCCTGACTGCACCACCCACCGCAGCTTCTCGAGCGGCGCTCGTCGCCCGAAGCCGGCCTCGAGTGGCGCGTGACGGGCGTACGACGCTCGAAACGCCGCCCGAAGCCGTCGGCGTTCACCTCGAGACAGCCGTCCCGCGTAGCCGTCGACGAACCGAATCTCCGCTCGCGCGAGGGCGTACTCGGCGTGGGTGACGTGAGCGTTGCCCCAATCGAGGACGGCCGTGATCGCGCCGCTATCGTCGACTAGCAGGTTGCTGGGCTGGTAGTCGCCGTGTGTCAACACTGGCCGTCTGTCGTCGCCGCCGGCCGGCGGAACCGAGATCGGGAGCTGCTCGCGGAGTGTATCCGAATCGACGGCGTGCCATCCCGCCGGCTCACGCAGGACGAGGTCGGTGCCGTTCTCTCCGCGGGCAAGCCCACCGACGCGCTCGAACTCGAGTTCCGACATCCCATGCAGTCGCCCCAGGTGCGCCCCCGCGTCGGCCACCAGTCGCCGACGCACGGCAGGCTCGAGAGTAGCGTACCGAGGACCGGGATTCGTCCCCTCGAGGTACTCGTAACACGCCCATCGCTCGAGTGGGTCAGCCTCGCGCGCCGTTCCCGTCTCATCCACGATGTCCCCGAATGCCAACACGCTCGGAACGGGCAGCTCACTCCGCTGCTCGAGCAACTCGAGGACGGCGGGTTCGATCACGTCGCCGGTCCAGACGCTGGCTCCGCCGCGCTTGCAGACGAGTCGCTGCGGAACGTCGCCGCGAGCGTTCTCGAGTTCGACTACGGTCGTCTCGGCGACCGAGCCCGACTTGGGTTGCCAGCGGGTCCGAACGTCGGCGTCGAACGCCGTCGCGACGATTTGCTCGATAGGGTCGGTTGGCATCGGTTCTGCGTCCACACTCGAGCAACGACGGCGTTTGCCGAAGGTGTTTGGCCGTCGCGAGTTGTCCCTCCGCTTTCCTCGAGCGCGGGGTCCGGCTCAGGGCTCGACGAACTCGAGCACCTCGAGGGTGTCCGTCGTCGCGTCGTACCAGGCCAGGTGCGCGCGAAGCGGCGGCACCTCGGTCGCGTCCGTGTTGTAGGTGATGAGGTCGCCCTCCTGAGTTAACGCGACGATCAGGTCACTGTCGGTGTCGACGTCACTCCCCTCGCCGATGGTCTCCTCGCCGCTCGGGATCGCGGCGTCGAGACCGCCGTCGGCCTCCTCGACGATCCGTAACGTGCCGGCTTCCTCGTCGACGGCGAGGTCGTACCACGGGTGGGAATCGGAGGGATCGCTCGAACTGGCGATCTCGCGGTACTCGACGTTCATGATTGCCCCACGGCGACCCACTGTGCGTCCGGCGGAGCGAACGACTCGCTCTGGTAGACCATCCACCTGGACTCGAACCCGTCTTCTGTGACCTCGATGGCCCGGAACATGCCGATGGTCGTGTAGTCGGCCGCGCCGATGAAGACGACCGGCGGCGCTTCGAACGATTCCTCGAACTCGACCGACTGCTGGTCGACTTCGGACGTGTTCCACGAGCCGTCGTCGGCCGCTCCCGGGCTCTCGTGGGAGACGTGACCCGTCTTCACGTCGATATCGCTCTGGCCTTGTCCCTGCCCATTTCCGCCTCCGTGACCCTGTCCGTTCCCGTTCCCTTGCCCGTTGTTTTCGTGTCTGGCCTGTGCCGTGTTCGCGCCGGCGAGGCCGACCGCCGCGAGGGTGCTCGCGATGACGTGTCGGCGCTCGAGTGCCAAGCCTATCCCCGAGTCGCTCGTCGGATCGACCGCCGCGGTCGACGATTGGACGCGCCTCGAGGGCCGCTCGCGGTCGGTCTCGGACTCGGAAGACCGGTGGTCGTCAGCGGGGGTCGGCTTCGATTCATCAGTTGGTTTCGTGTCCTTAGTCGTGGAGTCAGTGTCGTTCGTCATGGCTGTTTAGCAGGTGCATTCGAAGTAGTCGTCGTCCAATTCCGCCTCGTCTTCCTCGAGTTCGGCCTCCAGTTCCTCGGAGGGGTGAAACGTCCGCTGGTAGCGCTCGCCGCGCTCTGGCATCTCGTCGGCCGCCTCGGGGTCGATGTCGAAGACGGACTCGTCGGCCGTTCGCTCGAGCATGCTCACCGTCATCTCGTAGGCGGTTCTGATGAGTCGGCCGCCGGATTTTTGGCCGAACTCGTCGGTCTGGCCGCGCATTTCGATCAGGACGCAGGCGATTCCCTCCTCGCCGTAGCTGTTGCGCGCGATGCCCCGGCCGTCGCCGCCGGGGAACTGGGAAAGCGTCGTGTTCCCCTGCGAGTCGACGTCGTCGTAGATGCCACGACAGAGCTGTTTCGAGAGGTCGACCGCGTCGTCGTCGGCACCGGGTGACGTCGGCCAGTAGACCGACCCGGTGATGTTCTCGCCGTCGTCACTGATGTAGTGGTACTGGTTGTGGAAGTCGCCGACCCAGAGCGGGTCGATCTCCTCGATGGTATCGACGAGAATCTGGGCCTCTGGAACGGGATTCTCGGGGTACTCCTCGGGCAGGTTCTGGTAGAGTTCGCTCTCGGTCCAGTCGAACCAGTGGTATCGATTGACGTCCCAGCCGACGCCGGCGTCGTCGTAGTCGGTGTAGATCCCGACCGATTCGTCCCTCGCGGGGGCGTCCGGATCGACGTTGAACCGGTGGCGCAACTCGCCGACCTCGGTGCCGTCCGGGTTCGCCCGGGGCATCACGTGGATCGTCAACTCCGAGAGCAGGTCGTTCCACCTACCCCCGGCGGCGAGTTCGTCGAGCAGGTTCAACAGCGCTTCACAGCCCGTCGCCTCGTCCGCGTGTTGCTCGGCGAAGAGGAAGACGTCCGTGTCGCCCGACCCTGCCGTCGCGAGGTAGATATCACGTCCCTCGTTCGACTCGCCGACGGACTCGACGGTCACCTCGCCGCTGCCCTTTTGTTCGATCCGCTCGAGGGAGCGCTCGAGTTGCTCGTAGTCGTGTAACGAGTTGATGTTCAACTGCTGGGTTTCGGTCGGCCAGGGGCCGCCGGGTCGGATGTGCGTCTCGCTCGCGCTGGGTTCGTGGCCGCGACTCTGGGCTGCTTCGCCGAATGCGGCCCAGTCGGCGTCGACGGCTTCGGAGTCGTCGTCGTAG includes:
- a CDS encoding stage II sporulation protein M, which encodes MNGSDDDRDGWPETESERREEYGVATDRESERDDSWESDHPTVDLADDDGRGRSSSPAPAGDPGRDRDPSPADPPDSAAIRNWTLLSAALAVISLATAAAIFGTYEAPTATAGAVVLGAGFGLIAVAGRSFPLIFGYLDDAWSEHRRYVGFSAGLFAFGILVGALLYAAGINLIDLLLEIVAEELGEDELPGGEGELADEETIELSATFFIVNNTPPFLASIFGALTLGFFTFVIMVFNGVIVGNIAAFTGMESGFGIVVALLAPHGIFELTALFVAAGVGFRFLYRAGERLAGTRDALFTKRYLVGTLALVVFAWLVLVLAAFVEAYVTFLVAEALFPDAV
- a CDS encoding phosphotransferase family protein, with protein sequence MPTDPIEQIVATAFDADVRTRWQPKSGSVAETTVVELENARGDVPQRLVCKRGGASVWTGDVIEPAVLELLEQRSELPVPSVLAFGDIVDETGTAREADPLERWACYEYLEGTNPGPRYATLEPAVRRRLVADAGAHLGRLHGMSELEFERVGGLARGENGTDLVLREPAGWHAVDSDTLREQLPISVPPAGGDDRRPVLTHGDYQPSNLLVDDSGAITAVLDWGNAHVTHAEYALARAEIRFVDGYAGRLSRGERRRLRAAFRASYARHAPLEAGFGRRAPLEKLRWVVQSGSNYARLLGEDRGRRQLWRQCRRLLE
- a CDS encoding M14 family zinc carboxypeptidase, whose protein sequence is MSTNDSESDGDIDHVEYGTVEHDDPGPASDDTWNTVEADSASVAFDWGFEEPPAVIVEPAEETSVGLHRAINVSATGFETRWMVYDDDSEAVDADWAAFGEAAQSRGHEPSASETHIRPGGPWPTETQQLNINSLHDYEQLERSLERIEQKGSGEVTVESVGESNEGRDIYLATAGSGDTDVFLFAEQHADEATGCEALLNLLDELAAGGRWNDLLSELTIHVMPRANPDGTEVGELRHRFNVDPDAPARDESVGIYTDYDDAGVGWDVNRYHWFDWTESELYQNLPEEYPENPVPEAQILVDTIEEIDPLWVGDFHNQYHYISDDGENITGSVYWPTSPGADDDAVDLSKQLCRGIYDDVDSQGNTTLSQFPGGDGRGIARNSYGEEGIACVLIEMRGQTDEFGQKSGGRLIRTAYEMTVSMLERTADESVFDIDPEAADEMPERGERYQRTFHPSEELEAELEEDEAELDDDYFECTC
- a CDS encoding AbrB/MazE/SpoVT family DNA-binding domain-containing protein gives rise to the protein MGNTSNEANRGETLSLTVDDRGRVTLPKEIRERLGIESNDEIPATLVGSVLEVNPKPSSKLETATADRDDWTNTTPVDAGETLFGPMDR
- a CDS encoding type II toxin-antitoxin system VapC family toxin → MNESLPTEVTVLTDVNVLAIGLTDDHPAHDDVYPWIQNALDGPNVLLVFDYYPLRAQYLMTSNFGVDAVAARNAVQSLVSSPARIVSATETTLLEAYDISAEKNHDVYDAFILALARSYDADYLLTTDGDFDDLCAGEDVTYVNPIPTEKHEKLTLIDG